The following are encoded together in the Verrucomicrobiota bacterium genome:
- a CDS encoding nuclear transport factor 2 family protein has product MSTPPSTRPPLPPFSEETAIRKIRLAEDAWNSRNPEQVAFAYTVDSVWRNRSEFFTGREAIIQFLTRKWAKELDYRLIKEVWAFRENRIAVRFAYEWHDDSGNWFRSYGNENWEFTAEGLMARRLASINDLPIAESQRKYFWLLGRRPDDHPGLSELGL; this is encoded by the coding sequence ATGAGCACACCTCCGAGCACCCGACCGCCATTGCCGCCCTTTTCTGAGGAAACTGCGATTCGGAAAATCCGCCTCGCCGAAGACGCCTGGAACAGTCGAAATCCGGAGCAAGTGGCGTTCGCCTATACGGTCGACAGTGTTTGGCGCAACCGGTCCGAATTCTTTACGGGCCGTGAGGCCATTATCCAATTTCTGACGCGGAAGTGGGCCAAGGAGTTGGATTATCGTCTCATCAAGGAGGTGTGGGCATTTCGTGAAAACCGAATCGCCGTCCGGTTCGCTTACGAATGGCACGATGACAGCGGCAACTGGTTTCGATCCTACGGCAACGAAAACTGGGAATTTACTGCCGAGGGGTTGATGGCGCGACGGCTGGCGAGCATCAACGATCTGCCGATTGCGGAATCGCAGCGTAAATATTTTTGGCTTCTGGGCCGAAGGCCGGATGACCATCCCGGCCTTTCAGAGCTGGGTTTATGA
- a CDS encoding CoA transferase, with product MDAAASGLAKAVWTSFGGQENAASALSFTGEGDLPAAYAVTDFATAAIAAAALSVAELAGRALSGIPPVTVDRRLSSFWFGWSIRPIGWTMPAPWDPIAGDYRTSDGWIRLHTNAPHHRAAAEQVLGRHGDRTGMARAVAPWAKADLEAAIVDAGGCAAEMRSSAEWMAHPQGRAVAAEPLAHIVATDRADRSSSWTPTPSRPLAGLRVLDLTRVLAGPVATRFLAGYGAEVLRIDPPGWDEPGVIPEVTLGKRCARLDLEDDAGRERFEALLAQADMLLHGYRPGALDRLGYDPATRRFLAPGLIDVSLNAYGWSGPWATRRGFDSLVQMSTGIAETGMHWRQSDRPVPLPVQALDHATGYFMAATAIRAVTRRLGEGLGTEARLSLARTARLLADGGPGNPSSPLLLEAGADLSLLVECTDWGDAQRLAPPAVVAGAAMHWACPARKLGSAAAVWP from the coding sequence TCTGCCGGCGGCGTATGCGGTTACTGACTTTGCCACCGCGGCAATCGCCGCAGCCGCCCTCTCCGTAGCCGAACTCGCTGGGCGCGCGTTGTCAGGCATCCCCCCGGTCACCGTCGATCGGCGGCTTTCGTCCTTCTGGTTTGGGTGGTCGATTCGTCCGATCGGCTGGACGATGCCGGCGCCGTGGGATCCTATTGCGGGAGATTATCGCACCAGCGACGGTTGGATCAGGCTTCACACCAATGCCCCGCACCATCGGGCGGCGGCAGAGCAGGTGCTCGGACGGCACGGTGACCGTACCGGCATGGCGCGAGCGGTTGCCCCCTGGGCAAAGGCGGACCTTGAGGCGGCGATCGTCGACGCGGGAGGATGTGCAGCGGAGATGAGGTCGTCCGCGGAATGGATGGCCCATCCCCAAGGCAGGGCCGTAGCGGCAGAGCCGCTTGCTCACATTGTTGCCACGGACCGCGCAGATCGTTCATCGTCCTGGACGCCCACGCCGTCGCGGCCCCTTGCGGGTCTTCGCGTGCTCGACCTGACCCGTGTGCTTGCGGGACCGGTCGCGACCCGGTTCCTGGCCGGCTACGGCGCGGAGGTGCTGCGGATCGACCCTCCCGGCTGGGACGAGCCGGGCGTAATACCGGAAGTGACCCTGGGAAAGCGGTGTGCGCGGTTGGACCTTGAGGATGATGCCGGCCGGGAGCGGTTCGAAGCCTTGCTCGCGCAAGCCGACATGCTGCTGCACGGGTATCGGCCCGGCGCACTCGACCGGCTCGGCTACGATCCGGCCACACGGCGCTTCCTTGCGCCGGGACTGATTGACGTGTCGCTCAACGCCTACGGCTGGTCGGGGCCGTGGGCGACGCGGCGTGGGTTCGACAGCCTGGTGCAGATGAGCACCGGGATCGCGGAGACTGGCATGCACTGGCGTCAGTCGGACCGGCCGGTTCCGCTGCCGGTGCAGGCGCTCGACCACGCAACGGGCTATTTTATGGCAGCGACGGCGATCCGGGCCGTCACCCGACGACTGGGGGAGGGGTTGGGTACGGAGGCGCGTTTATCGCTTGCACGAACGGCCCGGCTGCTCGCCGACGGCGGCCCCGGCAACCCGTCGTCGCCCCTTTTATTGGAGGCGGGGGCGGATCTGTCCCTGCTCGTCGAATGCACAGATTGGGGCGACGCGCAACGCCTCGCGCCGCCGGCCGTGGTCGCTGGCGCGGCCATGCACTGGGCCTGCCCTGCCCGAAAGCTGGGCTCGGCAGCAGCGGTGTGGCCCTGA